A genomic window from Lineus longissimus chromosome 17, tnLinLong1.2, whole genome shotgun sequence includes:
- the LOC135501405 gene encoding PHD finger protein 19-like isoform X1, which translates to MTEVASNAALGKAPKTRFGERFIMGQEVLARWSDGLFYLGNILTVDDAKERCCIRFEDDSEYWSLFKDIQRGIVQIDPTSDIYCRMCHTGKSDSPNEIVLCDGCGIGYHQQCHKPVIQSSILKPDVSWVCRNCVFATTAKRGGADKEGPNSEALLEMKKSLPYNAKELKWDNQHKTNNQQIYCYCGGPGDWYLKMLQCCRCNQWFHEACIQCLDMPIIYGDRFYIFVCSCCNAGPEYIKRLDLKMVDILHLALFDLTIRYNKKYYDFDETILPWITNHVEYFKSSKIVNMAICERKEEMTRELINHRTKFDSSQTMLVKKRRVKHKHKLRFQSGREIKKKATLFGLRVRAPPQPPVIQLPANGQITDDVMNNLKMKGKKVKTFVPVTSTSPVPLKWQGTHLKRRASTDASSLYMYNPAKKRLVSECSESSEAASNSDSAISFNQNYLGYTGHSSAYLSMDDSDMDVHMRDEDTLPLCPPPLRTNQGTNLLDTLIPVPKSFEGMDHPFKTILEKNQDLENFHAKVRLLGMCRVEYDFDDCSSLAGSDYGSTISMAMSGDSLGKDSQVASVGDTNVLEHVPKKRGRKSKREKQLLSGMANGSDIVASTSAGRRKRRRKQSSVPDLGLVDSSSFADSGSVVSVSSADSMIQLAMNCSCGVNPSPTIESFQVRARRALPDGKVQYLLEWEKGAP; encoded by the exons ATGACGGAAGTAGCGTCAAATGCAGCTTTGGGGAAGGCTCCCAAGACTCGATTTGGAGAAAGGTTCATTATGGGCCAGGAGGTCCTGGCAAGGTGGTCTGATGGACTCTTTTATCTTGGAAACATTCTGACG GTTGATGATGCAAAGGAACGTTGTTGTATCCGATTTGAGGATGATTCTGAATACTGGTCATTGTTTAAGGACATTCAGAGAG GTATTGTGCAGATCGACCCAACCTCTGATATCTACTGCCGCATGTGTCATACGGGAAAGTCAGACAGCCCTAATGAAATCGTTCTCTGTGATGGCTGTGGTATAG GTTATCACCAGCAATGTCACAAACCAGTCATCCAGTCAAGTATCTTAAAGCCAGATGTTAGCTGGGTCTGTAGGAATTGTGTGTTTGCAACCACTGCCAAG CGAGGTGGTGCTGATAAAGAGGGACCGAATTCGGAAGCACTGCTCGAAATGAAAAAGTCACTGCCATATAAT GCCAAAGAGTTAAAATGGGATAATCAACACAAAACAAACAATCAGCAGATATACTGTTATTGCGGTGGCCCTGGAGA CTGGTACCTGAAGATGTTGCAATGTTGCCGATGTAACCAGTGGTTCCACGAGGCATGTATCCAGTGTCTCGACATGCCCATCATCTACGGCGACAGGTTCTACATATTTGTCTGCTCCTGTTGTAACGCTGGACCGGAGTACATCAAGAGGCTGGATTTGAAGAT GGTAGACATTCTGCATCTGGCCCTATTCGACTTGACAATCCGCTACAACAAGAAATATTATGATTTTGATGAAACAATCTTACCGTGGATTACAAACCATGTTGAGTACTTCAAATCATCCAAG attgTAAACATGGCGATATGTGAGAGAAAAGAGGAGATGACGAGAGAGTTGATAAACCATCGCACCAA ATTTGATAGCTCTCAGACCATGTTGGTTAAGAAGCGCCGTGT GAAACATAAGCATAAGCTAAG ATTCCAGAGTGGTAGAGAGATCAAGAAGAAGGCAACGTTATTCGGTCTCCGTGTACGAGCTCCTCCGCAGCCTCCAGTCATCCAGCTGCCGGCCAACGGACAGATCACAGACGATGTCATGAATAATCTTAAGATGAAGGGGAAGAAAGTGAAAACATTTGTTCCAGTGACGAG TACGTCACCTGTTCCCCTGAAGTGGCAGGGCACTCATCTCAAGCGTAGAGCCTCTACAGATGCATCtagtctgtacatgtacaacccaGCCAAGAAAAGATTGGTGTCAGAATGCTCCGAG TCTTCAGAAGCCGCCTCCAATAGCGACAGTGCCATCAGCTTCAACCAAAACTACCTCGGATACACCGGACACAGCTCGGCGTACTTGTCAATGGACGACAGTGACATGGACGTTCACATGCGTGACGAGGACACCTTACCATTATGCCCACCTCCATTGCGCACCAATCAGGGGACTAATCTCTTAGATACGCTCATACCCGTACCGAAAAGTTTTGAGGGGATGGACCATCCCTTTAAAACGATATTAGAGAAAAATCAGGACTTGGAGAACTTTCACGCCAAGGTTCGCCTATTGGGCATGTGTAGGGTTGAATACGATTTCGACGACTGTTCAAGTTTGGCGGGGAGCGATTATGGGTCTACGATATCCATGGCGATGAGCGGAGATAGTTTAGGCAAAGATAGCCAGGTGGCGTCGGTAGGGGATACAAATGTTTTGGAGCATGTCCCAAAAAAACGTGGTCGCAAATCGAAGCGTGAAAAGCAGCTATTAAGTGGCATGGCAAACGGAAGTGATATTGTCGCGAGTACGAGCGCCGGTCGGAGGAAAAGACGTCGTAAACAATCTTCTGTGCCAGACCTCGGTCTTGTGGACAGCAGCAGTTTCGCTGATAGTGGCTCGGTAGTGTCAGTTAGCAGTGCAGACTCTATGATTCAATTGGCAATGAACTGTTCATGTGGTGTCAATCCCTCGCCGACTATTGAGAGTTTTCAAGTGAGGGCGCGGCGGGCGTTGCCCGATGGTAAGGTCCAGTATCTGCTCGAGTGGGAGAAAGGTGCTCCGTAA
- the LOC135501405 gene encoding PHD finger protein 19-like isoform X2, which translates to MTEVASNAALGKAPKTRFGERFIMGQEVLARWSDGLFYLGNILTVDDAKERCCIRFEDDSEYWSLFKDIQRGIVQIDPTSDIYCRMCHTGKSDSPNEIVLCDGCGIGYHQQCHKPVIQSSILKPDVSWVCRNCVFATTAKRGGADKEGPNSEALLEMKKSLPYNAKELKWDNQHKTNNQQIYCYCGGPGDWYLKMLQCCRCNQWFHEACIQCLDMPIIYGDRFYIFVCSCCNAGPEYIKRLDLKMVDILHLALFDLTIRYNKKYYDFDETILPWITNHVEYFKSSKIVNMAICERKEEMTRELINHRTKFDSSQTMLVKKRRVFQSGREIKKKATLFGLRVRAPPQPPVIQLPANGQITDDVMNNLKMKGKKVKTFVPVTSTSPVPLKWQGTHLKRRASTDASSLYMYNPAKKRLVSECSESSEAASNSDSAISFNQNYLGYTGHSSAYLSMDDSDMDVHMRDEDTLPLCPPPLRTNQGTNLLDTLIPVPKSFEGMDHPFKTILEKNQDLENFHAKVRLLGMCRVEYDFDDCSSLAGSDYGSTISMAMSGDSLGKDSQVASVGDTNVLEHVPKKRGRKSKREKQLLSGMANGSDIVASTSAGRRKRRRKQSSVPDLGLVDSSSFADSGSVVSVSSADSMIQLAMNCSCGVNPSPTIESFQVRARRALPDGKVQYLLEWEKGAP; encoded by the exons ATGACGGAAGTAGCGTCAAATGCAGCTTTGGGGAAGGCTCCCAAGACTCGATTTGGAGAAAGGTTCATTATGGGCCAGGAGGTCCTGGCAAGGTGGTCTGATGGACTCTTTTATCTTGGAAACATTCTGACG GTTGATGATGCAAAGGAACGTTGTTGTATCCGATTTGAGGATGATTCTGAATACTGGTCATTGTTTAAGGACATTCAGAGAG GTATTGTGCAGATCGACCCAACCTCTGATATCTACTGCCGCATGTGTCATACGGGAAAGTCAGACAGCCCTAATGAAATCGTTCTCTGTGATGGCTGTGGTATAG GTTATCACCAGCAATGTCACAAACCAGTCATCCAGTCAAGTATCTTAAAGCCAGATGTTAGCTGGGTCTGTAGGAATTGTGTGTTTGCAACCACTGCCAAG CGAGGTGGTGCTGATAAAGAGGGACCGAATTCGGAAGCACTGCTCGAAATGAAAAAGTCACTGCCATATAAT GCCAAAGAGTTAAAATGGGATAATCAACACAAAACAAACAATCAGCAGATATACTGTTATTGCGGTGGCCCTGGAGA CTGGTACCTGAAGATGTTGCAATGTTGCCGATGTAACCAGTGGTTCCACGAGGCATGTATCCAGTGTCTCGACATGCCCATCATCTACGGCGACAGGTTCTACATATTTGTCTGCTCCTGTTGTAACGCTGGACCGGAGTACATCAAGAGGCTGGATTTGAAGAT GGTAGACATTCTGCATCTGGCCCTATTCGACTTGACAATCCGCTACAACAAGAAATATTATGATTTTGATGAAACAATCTTACCGTGGATTACAAACCATGTTGAGTACTTCAAATCATCCAAG attgTAAACATGGCGATATGTGAGAGAAAAGAGGAGATGACGAGAGAGTTGATAAACCATCGCACCAA ATTTGATAGCTCTCAGACCATGTTGGTTAAGAAGCGCCGTGT ATTCCAGAGTGGTAGAGAGATCAAGAAGAAGGCAACGTTATTCGGTCTCCGTGTACGAGCTCCTCCGCAGCCTCCAGTCATCCAGCTGCCGGCCAACGGACAGATCACAGACGATGTCATGAATAATCTTAAGATGAAGGGGAAGAAAGTGAAAACATTTGTTCCAGTGACGAG TACGTCACCTGTTCCCCTGAAGTGGCAGGGCACTCATCTCAAGCGTAGAGCCTCTACAGATGCATCtagtctgtacatgtacaacccaGCCAAGAAAAGATTGGTGTCAGAATGCTCCGAG TCTTCAGAAGCCGCCTCCAATAGCGACAGTGCCATCAGCTTCAACCAAAACTACCTCGGATACACCGGACACAGCTCGGCGTACTTGTCAATGGACGACAGTGACATGGACGTTCACATGCGTGACGAGGACACCTTACCATTATGCCCACCTCCATTGCGCACCAATCAGGGGACTAATCTCTTAGATACGCTCATACCCGTACCGAAAAGTTTTGAGGGGATGGACCATCCCTTTAAAACGATATTAGAGAAAAATCAGGACTTGGAGAACTTTCACGCCAAGGTTCGCCTATTGGGCATGTGTAGGGTTGAATACGATTTCGACGACTGTTCAAGTTTGGCGGGGAGCGATTATGGGTCTACGATATCCATGGCGATGAGCGGAGATAGTTTAGGCAAAGATAGCCAGGTGGCGTCGGTAGGGGATACAAATGTTTTGGAGCATGTCCCAAAAAAACGTGGTCGCAAATCGAAGCGTGAAAAGCAGCTATTAAGTGGCATGGCAAACGGAAGTGATATTGTCGCGAGTACGAGCGCCGGTCGGAGGAAAAGACGTCGTAAACAATCTTCTGTGCCAGACCTCGGTCTTGTGGACAGCAGCAGTTTCGCTGATAGTGGCTCGGTAGTGTCAGTTAGCAGTGCAGACTCTATGATTCAATTGGCAATGAACTGTTCATGTGGTGTCAATCCCTCGCCGACTATTGAGAGTTTTCAAGTGAGGGCGCGGCGGGCGTTGCCCGATGGTAAGGTCCAGTATCTGCTCGAGTGGGAGAAAGGTGCTCCGTAA
- the LOC135501405 gene encoding metal-response element-binding transcription factor 2-like isoform X3, producing MTEVASNAALGKAPKTRFGERFIMGQEVLARWSDGLFYLGNILTVDDAKERCCIRFEDDSEYWSLFKDIQRGIVQIDPTSDIYCRMCHTGKSDSPNEIVLCDGCGIGYHQQCHKPVIQSSILKPDVSWVCRNCVFATTAKRGGADKEGPNSEALLEMKKSLPYNAKELKWDNQHKTNNQQIYCYCGGPGDWYLKMLQCCRCNQWFHEACIQCLDMPIIYGDRFYIFVCSCCNAGPEYIKRLDLKMVDILHLALFDLTIRYNKKYYDFDETILPWITNHVEYFKSSKIVNMAICERKEEMTRELINHRTKFQSGREIKKKATLFGLRVRAPPQPPVIQLPANGQITDDVMNNLKMKGKKVKTFVPVTSTSPVPLKWQGTHLKRRASTDASSLYMYNPAKKRLVSECSESSEAASNSDSAISFNQNYLGYTGHSSAYLSMDDSDMDVHMRDEDTLPLCPPPLRTNQGTNLLDTLIPVPKSFEGMDHPFKTILEKNQDLENFHAKVRLLGMCRVEYDFDDCSSLAGSDYGSTISMAMSGDSLGKDSQVASVGDTNVLEHVPKKRGRKSKREKQLLSGMANGSDIVASTSAGRRKRRRKQSSVPDLGLVDSSSFADSGSVVSVSSADSMIQLAMNCSCGVNPSPTIESFQVRARRALPDGKVQYLLEWEKGAP from the exons ATGACGGAAGTAGCGTCAAATGCAGCTTTGGGGAAGGCTCCCAAGACTCGATTTGGAGAAAGGTTCATTATGGGCCAGGAGGTCCTGGCAAGGTGGTCTGATGGACTCTTTTATCTTGGAAACATTCTGACG GTTGATGATGCAAAGGAACGTTGTTGTATCCGATTTGAGGATGATTCTGAATACTGGTCATTGTTTAAGGACATTCAGAGAG GTATTGTGCAGATCGACCCAACCTCTGATATCTACTGCCGCATGTGTCATACGGGAAAGTCAGACAGCCCTAATGAAATCGTTCTCTGTGATGGCTGTGGTATAG GTTATCACCAGCAATGTCACAAACCAGTCATCCAGTCAAGTATCTTAAAGCCAGATGTTAGCTGGGTCTGTAGGAATTGTGTGTTTGCAACCACTGCCAAG CGAGGTGGTGCTGATAAAGAGGGACCGAATTCGGAAGCACTGCTCGAAATGAAAAAGTCACTGCCATATAAT GCCAAAGAGTTAAAATGGGATAATCAACACAAAACAAACAATCAGCAGATATACTGTTATTGCGGTGGCCCTGGAGA CTGGTACCTGAAGATGTTGCAATGTTGCCGATGTAACCAGTGGTTCCACGAGGCATGTATCCAGTGTCTCGACATGCCCATCATCTACGGCGACAGGTTCTACATATTTGTCTGCTCCTGTTGTAACGCTGGACCGGAGTACATCAAGAGGCTGGATTTGAAGAT GGTAGACATTCTGCATCTGGCCCTATTCGACTTGACAATCCGCTACAACAAGAAATATTATGATTTTGATGAAACAATCTTACCGTGGATTACAAACCATGTTGAGTACTTCAAATCATCCAAG attgTAAACATGGCGATATGTGAGAGAAAAGAGGAGATGACGAGAGAGTTGATAAACCATCGCACCAA ATTCCAGAGTGGTAGAGAGATCAAGAAGAAGGCAACGTTATTCGGTCTCCGTGTACGAGCTCCTCCGCAGCCTCCAGTCATCCAGCTGCCGGCCAACGGACAGATCACAGACGATGTCATGAATAATCTTAAGATGAAGGGGAAGAAAGTGAAAACATTTGTTCCAGTGACGAG TACGTCACCTGTTCCCCTGAAGTGGCAGGGCACTCATCTCAAGCGTAGAGCCTCTACAGATGCATCtagtctgtacatgtacaacccaGCCAAGAAAAGATTGGTGTCAGAATGCTCCGAG TCTTCAGAAGCCGCCTCCAATAGCGACAGTGCCATCAGCTTCAACCAAAACTACCTCGGATACACCGGACACAGCTCGGCGTACTTGTCAATGGACGACAGTGACATGGACGTTCACATGCGTGACGAGGACACCTTACCATTATGCCCACCTCCATTGCGCACCAATCAGGGGACTAATCTCTTAGATACGCTCATACCCGTACCGAAAAGTTTTGAGGGGATGGACCATCCCTTTAAAACGATATTAGAGAAAAATCAGGACTTGGAGAACTTTCACGCCAAGGTTCGCCTATTGGGCATGTGTAGGGTTGAATACGATTTCGACGACTGTTCAAGTTTGGCGGGGAGCGATTATGGGTCTACGATATCCATGGCGATGAGCGGAGATAGTTTAGGCAAAGATAGCCAGGTGGCGTCGGTAGGGGATACAAATGTTTTGGAGCATGTCCCAAAAAAACGTGGTCGCAAATCGAAGCGTGAAAAGCAGCTATTAAGTGGCATGGCAAACGGAAGTGATATTGTCGCGAGTACGAGCGCCGGTCGGAGGAAAAGACGTCGTAAACAATCTTCTGTGCCAGACCTCGGTCTTGTGGACAGCAGCAGTTTCGCTGATAGTGGCTCGGTAGTGTCAGTTAGCAGTGCAGACTCTATGATTCAATTGGCAATGAACTGTTCATGTGGTGTCAATCCCTCGCCGACTATTGAGAGTTTTCAAGTGAGGGCGCGGCGGGCGTTGCCCGATGGTAAGGTCCAGTATCTGCTCGAGTGGGAGAAAGGTGCTCCGTAA